A region of Brevundimonas sp. NIBR10 DNA encodes the following proteins:
- a CDS encoding type II toxin-antitoxin system VapB family antitoxin produces the protein MRTTLNLDDELMEAAAEYSGQVEKSAIVRTALQAYVAREAARRLARLGGSQPDFEPGPRKRYWGVEEGGDEE, from the coding sequence GTGCGCACCACTCTGAACCTGGACGACGAACTGATGGAAGCGGCCGCCGAATACAGCGGCCAAGTCGAGAAGTCCGCAATCGTCCGAACCGCTCTGCAAGCCTATGTGGCCCGCGAAGCAGCGCGCCGTCTGGCCAGACTGGGCGGTAGCCAGCCGGATTTCGAGCCGGGCCCACGCAAGCGATACTGGGGGGTCGAAGAAGGGGGTGACGAGGAGTGA
- a CDS encoding DnaJ C-terminal domain-containing protein produces the protein MSAVNLNQAFATLGLHGPTGGDALVRAFRAAVKAARPDMPGGDADRFRRVIAAYRLIQREGGAMQALEPPKAAPAALPVVAVSVLEALRGGMATIRFAERVLRVAVAAGVRTGDHLRLRGAAADGGDLYLPVLIRPVDGLSVVGDDLHMNWPAPSRLIEDGGRLEIETHAGVRGVWVTRGLTGTVRLRLRDLGLPARGGRPTGHLFVTLDPSEDAPSAADHLLARFTRVWTPERLAA, from the coding sequence ATGTCCGCTGTCAATCTGAACCAGGCTTTTGCGACTCTGGGCCTTCACGGCCCCACGGGCGGTGACGCCCTGGTTCGGGCATTCCGGGCGGCAGTCAAGGCGGCGCGCCCCGACATGCCGGGCGGCGACGCCGACCGCTTCCGCCGCGTCATCGCCGCCTATCGCCTGATCCAGCGGGAAGGCGGTGCCATGCAGGCGCTGGAACCGCCGAAGGCGGCACCGGCCGCCTTGCCGGTCGTGGCCGTCAGCGTGCTGGAAGCGCTGCGCGGGGGTATGGCGACGATCCGCTTTGCAGAGCGGGTGCTGCGCGTTGCGGTCGCGGCCGGGGTCCGGACGGGCGATCACCTGCGACTGCGGGGCGCAGCGGCCGACGGCGGCGATCTCTATCTGCCCGTATTGATCAGGCCGGTCGATGGACTGTCGGTCGTCGGGGACGACCTGCACATGAATTGGCCCGCGCCTTCGCGATTGATCGAGGACGGCGGCCGGCTCGAGATCGAGACCCATGCCGGGGTGCGGGGCGTCTGGGTCACGCGCGGCCTGACGGGCACGGTCCGGCTGCGTTTGCGCGATCTGGGCCTGCCGGCGCGGGGCGGGCGGCCGACGGGGCATCTGTTCGTGACCCTGGACCCGTCGGAGGATGCGCCTTCTGCCGCGGACCATCTGCTGGCGCGGTTCACCCGGGTCTGGACGCCGGAGCGGCTGGCGGCGTGA
- a CDS encoding PIN domain-containing protein codes for MILVLADTSVWTDHIRHGDPQMEALTDRERLLMHPYVIAELRMGNLKRRKAFLSSLHQMDMATRASDEEVSTLVESHHLFGSGIGWIDAHLLTSVLLMGEARLWTRDRRLNSAAQRLGVAFQPHH; via the coding sequence GTGATCCTCGTCCTCGCCGATACTTCGGTCTGGACCGATCATATTCGCCATGGCGATCCGCAAATGGAGGCGCTCACCGATAGAGAGCGGCTGCTGATGCACCCCTATGTCATTGCCGAGTTGCGAATGGGCAATCTGAAACGTCGAAAGGCCTTTCTGAGTAGTCTGCATCAGATGGACATGGCGACCCGAGCCAGCGATGAAGAGGTCTCAACCTTGGTCGAGAGCCACCACCTGTTCGGATCTGGAATTGGCTGGATCGATGCCCATCTGCTGACATCGGTGCTGCTGATGGGAGAGGCGAGGCTGTGGACCCGAGATCGTCGCCTGAACTCTGCCGCGCAACGACTCGGCGTCGCGTTCCAACCTCATCACTAG